The Raphanus sativus cultivar WK10039 chromosome 6, ASM80110v3, whole genome shotgun sequence sequence GGGGAGATAACACTAATGGAGGGGATGGTGATGGAAGAGAGGAAGATAATGGTGGCGGAAGAGGTAGCACCGGAGTAGGTGGAGGTAGGATTGGAACTGGAGTAGGCGTTGCTGGTGGTGACAGAACTGGAAATAAAGGTGGTaatggagggagtataattGGTGTAGGGACAAATGGGATAACCGGTGGTAATGGTGGCGGTGGACAAGCTACTGGTGGAGGTTGAGCCGGTGCTGTGGTACAAACAATACAAGGTTGAGGAGGAGGCGGTGCTGGAGCTGTGACACAAGTAACGCAAGGCAGTGGTGGAGGCGGTGCTGGAGCTGTGACACAAGTAACGCAAGGCACAGGAGGAGGTGGTGATGGTGGAGGTGGACAAGGAACCGGGGTTGGCGGTGGCGGCGGTGGTGGGCAAGGAACCGGTATAGGAGGTGGTGGTGATGCTTGTACACAATTAAGACAAGGTGGTGGCGGTTGTATAACCACCGGTGTAGccaacggaggaggaggaggcaagAAAGGGTTTTGAGGACAAGGCACAATTGGGAAATTCCATTGACC is a genomic window containing:
- the LOC130495818 gene encoding putative glycine-rich cell wall structural protein 1 produces the protein MEGMVMEERKIMVAEEVAPETGNKGGNGGSIIGVGTNGITGGNGGGGQATGGGGGAGAVTQVTQGSGGGGAGAVTQVTQGTGGGGDGGGGQGTGVGGGGGGGQGTGIGGGGDACTQLRQGGGGCITTGVANGGGGGKKGF